In Dama dama isolate Ldn47 chromosome X, ASM3311817v1, whole genome shotgun sequence, one genomic interval encodes:
- the VMA21 gene encoding vacuolar ATPase assembly integral membrane protein VMA21, translating to MERLDKAALNALQPSDFRNESSLASTLKTLLFFTALMITVPIGLYFTTKSYVFEGAFGMSNRDSYFYAAIVAVVAVHVVLALFVYVAWNEGSRQWREGKQD from the exons ATGGAGCGCCTTGATAAAGCGGCGCTGAACGCGCTGCAGCCGTCCGACTTCAG AAATGAAAGTTCATTAGCATCCACTCTGAAGACGCTCCTGTTCTTCACAGCTTTAATGATCACTGTACCTATTGGGTTATATTTCACAACTAAATCTTATGTTTTTGAAG GCGCCTTTGGGATGTCCAATAGGGACAGCTATTTTTATGCTGCTATTGTTGCAGTGGTCGCCGTCCACGTGGTGCTGGCCCTCTTTGTTTATGTGGCCTGGAATGAAGGCTCACGGCAGTGGCGTGAAGGCAAACAGGATTGA